A part of Hydrogenobacter sp. T-8 genomic DNA contains:
- the hemG gene encoding protoporphyrinogen oxidase translates to MIDVAVVGAGISGLSVAFHLKSKGFSVHVFEKEELPGGNIQTVRKNGYILELGPQTVLADAKVEEFLRKVGISPQYAEESSKIRYVYKKGKLIPLPMSPVSFFKSPLLSLSAKLRVLREPFVPPSVKTEESIGEFVRRRLGKEFLDYIVAPFVSGVYAGDPERLSVKYAVRRVYELEQKFGSLIKGAIKLKSLGPGGRLISFEGGNHTLIDRLSSELKVDTENVVLKIRRKENYFVLDAKKGKYEAKAVVVSAPATSAGYLIRDISWSASEEFDNIYYAPIIVLHVSVRSGSIPPGFGFLVPRVEGKRILGVLFSSQIFKGRSPEGKELLTIYMGGATDPELVDYEDEAIVSIAERELKETLNMDKVDVLHLTRWKKAIPQYTLGYGRYMELAKTLEGENPGLFLTGNYLTGVSVADCIRSSYQVAQRVEDYLTGGKYPS, encoded by the coding sequence ATGATAGATGTTGCGGTAGTTGGTGCAGGCATATCGGGTCTTTCTGTAGCCTTTCATCTTAAAAGCAAAGGCTTTAGTGTTCATGTCTTTGAAAAGGAAGAGCTACCCGGTGGCAACATACAGACTGTAAGAAAAAATGGATACATACTTGAGCTTGGTCCTCAAACAGTATTGGCGGATGCAAAAGTAGAGGAGTTTTTAAGGAAAGTAGGCATAAGCCCCCAATATGCGGAGGAGAGCTCCAAAATAAGGTATGTTTACAAAAAAGGTAAACTAATACCCCTTCCCATGTCTCCCGTTAGTTTTTTCAAGTCTCCCCTTTTGTCCTTAAGTGCCAAGCTAAGGGTTTTGAGAGAGCCCTTTGTCCCACCTTCAGTAAAGACAGAGGAAAGCATAGGAGAATTTGTCCGTAGAAGGCTTGGCAAAGAGTTCCTTGACTACATAGTTGCCCCCTTTGTGTCTGGTGTTTACGCAGGAGACCCAGAAAGGCTCTCTGTAAAATACGCAGTCAGAAGGGTCTACGAGCTTGAGCAAAAATTTGGAAGCCTTATAAAAGGAGCTATAAAGCTGAAGTCTTTGGGTCCTGGTGGTAGGCTTATATCCTTTGAGGGTGGAAACCACACATTAATAGACAGGCTTTCCTCTGAGCTAAAGGTGGATACGGAAAACGTGGTTCTCAAAATAAGAAGAAAGGAAAACTACTTTGTGCTTGATGCTAAAAAGGGTAAGTATGAAGCAAAGGCTGTCGTGGTCTCCGCTCCTGCTACCTCCGCAGGCTATCTTATAAGAGATATATCATGGAGTGCGTCAGAGGAGTTTGACAATATATATTACGCACCGATTATAGTCCTACACGTGAGCGTAAGGTCTGGTTCAATCCCTCCTGGCTTTGGCTTTCTTGTGCCAAGGGTAGAAGGTAAGAGAATTCTCGGAGTTTTGTTCTCCTCTCAAATATTCAAAGGCAGGTCTCCAGAAGGCAAGGAGCTTTTGACCATCTACATGGGTGGAGCTACAGACCCAGAGCTTGTGGACTACGAAGATGAAGCCATTGTAAGCATAGCGGAGAGAGAGCTAAAGGAGACCCTCAATATGGACAAGGTGGATGTTCTCCACCTTACCCGCTGGAAGAAGGCTATTCCCCAGTATACGCTGGGGTATGGAAGATACATGGAGCTGGCAAAGACCTTGGAAGGAGAAAATCCCGGGCTTTTCCTGACGGGCAACTATCTCACAGGAGTCTCAGTAGCGGACTGCATAAGGTCAAGCTACCAAGTAGCCCAAAGAGTAGAAGATTACCTAACAGGAGGCAAGTACCCTTCTTAG
- a CDS encoding Mut7-C RNAse domain-containing protein: protein MKRFLLEADLHKIAHWLRLLGQDALLLKGPIGKADIIKHPDRVFITTSRKLEPHFRAWGIEYLIIPKEDWKVQLCLLIRYFNIEPSLKLNRCYYCNTQLVGVSREEVKDRIPPMVYLYGEDFTLCPQCGKVYWKGSHHPKLRRTLRRVLASC from the coding sequence TTGAAGAGGTTTTTGCTTGAGGCAGACCTTCATAAAATTGCTCACTGGCTCAGGCTTCTGGGCCAGGATGCCTTACTTCTCAAAGGACCCATAGGCAAAGCGGATATAATCAAGCATCCTGATAGGGTTTTTATAACCACATCAAGGAAGTTGGAGCCACACTTCAGAGCTTGGGGCATAGAATACCTTATAATTCCCAAAGAAGATTGGAAGGTTCAACTCTGCCTTCTGATTAGATACTTTAACATAGAGCCTTCTTTGAAGCTAAACAGATGCTATTACTGCAACACCCAGTTGGTGGGAGTAAGCAGGGAGGAGGTAAAAGACAGAATACCGCCCATGGTTTACCTTTATGGAGAGGACTTTACCCTATGCCCTCAGTGCGGTAAGGTTTATTGGAAGGGTTCGCACCACCCAAAGCTAAGAAGAACTCTAAGAAGGGTACTTGCCTCCTGTTAG
- the leuC gene encoding 3-isopropylmalate dehydratase large subunit — MGMTITEKILADHAGRKEVYPGELITVKIDLAMANDVTAPLAIKILEKYGIEKVFDPEKIALVLSHFVPAKDIKSAEQAKLVRDFARKHNIKWFFQEGEGIEHTILPEQGIVVPGDLVVGADSHTCTYGGIGAFATGMGSTDIAYAMATGETWLKVPPTMKFIFYGKLQPWVSGKDLILHTIGHIGVDGALYKAMEFDGEAIRNLSVEQRLTIANMAIEAGGKSGIIAPDEKTIEYVSQRAKKPWKVYQSDPDAQYEVVYEWDASRIEPLVAWPYLPSNVHPVSESTHISIDQAFIGSCTNGRIEDLRIAAKILKGKKVHPYVRCIVIPASKQVYMQALKEGLIDIFLSAGCSVSVSTCGPCLGGHMGILAEGERCISTSNRNFPGRMGHPKSEAYLANPAVVAASAVLGRIAHPEEVVKKEELEEVFA, encoded by the coding sequence ATGGGTATGACCATAACGGAGAAGATACTGGCAGACCACGCCGGCAGGAAGGAGGTCTATCCCGGTGAGCTTATAACGGTAAAGATAGACCTCGCCATGGCAAACGATGTGACCGCACCCCTTGCCATAAAGATACTGGAAAAGTATGGCATAGAGAAGGTCTTTGACCCAGAAAAGATAGCCCTTGTGCTTTCTCATTTTGTTCCTGCAAAGGACATAAAGTCCGCAGAGCAAGCAAAACTGGTGCGAGACTTTGCAAGAAAACACAACATTAAATGGTTCTTCCAAGAGGGCGAGGGCATAGAGCATACCATCCTGCCAGAGCAGGGCATTGTGGTTCCCGGAGACTTGGTGGTGGGTGCGGACTCTCATACATGCACCTATGGAGGTATAGGTGCCTTTGCTACAGGCATGGGTTCTACGGACATAGCCTACGCTATGGCAACGGGAGAGACCTGGCTAAAAGTTCCACCCACCATGAAGTTTATCTTCTACGGAAAGCTCCAGCCTTGGGTTTCTGGCAAAGACCTTATCCTGCATACTATCGGTCATATAGGCGTGGATGGTGCTTTATACAAGGCTATGGAATTTGACGGCGAAGCTATAAGAAACCTTTCTGTGGAGCAGAGGCTAACCATAGCAAATATGGCTATAGAGGCGGGTGGCAAGAGCGGAATTATAGCACCCGATGAAAAGACTATAGAGTATGTCTCTCAAAGAGCTAAAAAGCCATGGAAGGTATACCAGAGCGACCCAGATGCACAGTATGAAGTGGTTTACGAGTGGGATGCGAGCAGAATAGAACCTCTTGTGGCTTGGCCATACCTGCCCTCTAACGTGCATCCTGTGTCTGAGTCCACGCATATAAGCATAGACCAAGCCTTCATAGGCTCTTGCACCAACGGAAGAATAGAAGACCTAAGGATTGCAGCAAAGATACTAAAAGGTAAAAAAGTCCATCCTTATGTAAGATGCATCGTCATTCCTGCGTCAAAGCAGGTCTACATGCAGGCTCTAAAGGAAGGGCTTATAGACATATTCCTATCTGCGGGATGTTCTGTCTCTGTTTCCACATGCGGTCCCTGTCTTGGTGGTCATATGGGTATACTTGCGGAGGGTGAGCGATGCATATCCACATCTAACAGAAACTTCCCCGGTAGGATGGGGCATCCAAAGAGCGAGGCCTATCTGGCAAACCCTGCAGTGGTGGCTGCGAGTGCGGTGCTCGGCAGAATAGCTCACCCAGAGGAGGTGGTCAAAAAAGAAGAACTTGAAGAGGTTTTTGCTTGA
- the ftsH gene encoding ATP-dependent zinc metalloprotease FtsH: MQWMKSIFIWVVLLGFMVLAFNLFESNRSQTAVRTPINTVLELAEEGKLKEVKVKDNVLTGITTEGQKIETGIPPGSDLVNKLIEKGVRVEVAVQESNWLVPFLISWLPILLFIGIWIYMMRQVSGGGNPTSRAFSFGKSRAKVYIDEKPKVTLENVAGMEEVKEEVKEIIEYLKDPVKFQKLGGRPPKGVLFYGEPGVGKTLLAKAIAGEAHVPFISVSGSDFVEMFVGVGAARVRDLFDTAKKHAPCIIFIDEIDAVGRSRGAINLGGGHDEREQTLNQLLVEMDGFDTSEGIIVIAATNRPDILDPALLRPGRFDRQIYIPRPDVRGRYEILKVHAKDKKLAPNVDLEIVARATPGFTGADLENILNEAALLAARKGKEAIEMQDIEEAIDRITMGLERKGMVISPKEKEKIAYHEMGHAIMSLMVPGSDALHKVSIIPRGMALGVTQQLPIDDKHMYDRQDLYGRILTLMGGRAAEEVFYGKEGITTGAENDLQRATELAYRMVSMWGMSERVGPLAVRRTVNPFLGGMTTSVDISEDLRREIDEEVKEILIRAYEDTRKVVMEHREAIQAVVKRLLEKETMSCEEVVEILKLHGVEVKNECKKEEFKMEGEKKKLEQEVA; encoded by the coding sequence ATGCAGTGGATGAAGAGCATCTTTATATGGGTTGTTCTTTTGGGCTTTATGGTTCTCGCCTTTAACCTCTTTGAAAGTAATAGAAGCCAGACAGCGGTTAGAACACCAATAAACACGGTGCTTGAGCTTGCAGAAGAAGGCAAGCTAAAAGAGGTAAAGGTAAAGGATAATGTGCTTACTGGAATAACTACAGAGGGTCAAAAGATAGAGACGGGCATACCACCGGGCTCAGACTTGGTTAACAAGCTCATAGAGAAGGGCGTAAGGGTAGAGGTGGCTGTCCAAGAAAGCAACTGGCTTGTACCCTTCCTTATCTCATGGCTTCCCATACTGCTCTTTATAGGCATATGGATATACATGATGAGGCAGGTAAGCGGTGGAGGAAACCCCACCTCAAGGGCTTTCAGCTTTGGAAAAAGCAGGGCAAAGGTCTACATAGACGAAAAGCCCAAGGTAACCCTTGAAAACGTGGCAGGCATGGAAGAGGTAAAGGAGGAGGTAAAGGAGATAATAGAATATCTCAAAGACCCTGTGAAGTTCCAAAAGCTGGGTGGAAGACCGCCAAAGGGTGTGCTCTTTTACGGTGAGCCGGGTGTAGGTAAGACCCTTCTGGCAAAGGCAATAGCGGGCGAAGCCCATGTACCTTTCATATCAGTTTCTGGCTCTGACTTTGTGGAGATGTTCGTGGGCGTGGGAGCGGCCCGGGTGAGGGACCTCTTTGATACCGCCAAAAAGCACGCACCCTGCATCATATTCATTGACGAGATAGATGCGGTAGGTCGCTCAAGGGGTGCTATAAACCTTGGTGGCGGACACGATGAGAGGGAGCAGACCCTCAACCAGCTTTTGGTGGAAATGGACGGCTTTGATACCTCAGAGGGTATTATTGTTATAGCTGCTACCAACAGACCGGACATCCTTGACCCTGCCCTTCTGAGACCAGGCAGGTTTGATCGTCAGATATACATTCCAAGACCAGATGTGAGAGGAAGGTATGAAATACTAAAGGTGCACGCAAAGGACAAAAAGCTGGCTCCCAACGTGGACCTTGAGATAGTGGCAAGGGCAACGCCTGGCTTTACTGGTGCGGACCTTGAGAACATCCTCAACGAAGCAGCCCTCCTTGCAGCAAGAAAGGGCAAGGAAGCCATAGAGATGCAGGACATAGAAGAAGCCATAGATAGGATAACCATGGGCTTAGAGAGGAAGGGCATGGTTATATCTCCCAAGGAAAAGGAGAAGATAGCCTACCATGAGATGGGACACGCCATAATGAGCCTTATGGTGCCCGGCTCTGACGCTCTTCACAAGGTATCCATCATCCCAAGGGGTATGGCTCTGGGGGTCACCCAACAGCTACCCATAGACGACAAGCACATGTACGATAGGCAAGACTTGTATGGCAGAATACTTACTCTCATGGGTGGTCGTGCTGCGGAGGAAGTCTTTTATGGCAAAGAGGGCATAACCACCGGTGCAGAGAACGACCTCCAGAGGGCAACAGAGCTTGCCTACAGGATGGTTTCCATGTGGGGCATGAGCGAGCGTGTGGGACCGCTTGCGGTCAGGAGGACTGTCAACCCCTTCCTTGGTGGTATGACCACCTCTGTAGACATAAGCGAAGACCTCAGGAGAGAGATAGACGAAGAGGTGAAGGAGATACTTATAAGGGCTTATGAAGACACCAGGAAGGTGGTTATGGAACACAGGGAAGCCATACAGGCGGTGGTGAAAAGGCTCTTGGAGAAGGAGACCATGTCCTGTGAGGAGGTGGTGGAGATACTAAAACTACATGGGGTTGAGGTAAAGAACGAGTGCAAAAAGGAAGAATTTAAGATGGAAGGAGAAAAGAAAAAACTTGAGCAGGAGGTAGCGTAA
- the tilS gene encoding tRNA lysidine(34) synthetase TilS has protein sequence MKYHKLLRKVVKLQRKKKLIPEDTSLLLAFSGGVDSVALVLSMLELKDFLKLKRLALAHINHQLRGDESYRDEAFCVEFAKEKGLEVFVERIEVKVNRENLESKARELRYKALEEIRQREGFDLIATAHHLNDLVETVLLWLVRGAGREGLLGFEEKSDNIVRPLYLATREEIEDFVRSKGESWVEDSTNYDLRYARNLIRHKVIPELKKINPRLEESFLRLQEILKEEEKLLEDLTQKAIMEVFKEGELDRRAFLKLPQAIKRRIVYRFYGIRSMKEIDSIINSIKKGYALEKPEHMINIKSLSAEVKECSG, from the coding sequence ATGAAATATCACAAGCTTTTGAGAAAGGTTGTTAAGCTCCAAAGGAAGAAGAAGCTCATACCAGAGGATACCTCCCTTCTTCTTGCCTTTTCTGGTGGCGTAGATTCTGTAGCCCTTGTCCTTTCTATGCTTGAGCTAAAGGATTTTCTAAAGCTCAAAAGGCTTGCCCTGGCTCACATAAACCATCAGCTCAGAGGAGATGAGTCTTATAGAGATGAAGCCTTTTGTGTGGAGTTTGCTAAGGAGAAGGGTCTTGAAGTGTTCGTGGAAAGGATAGAAGTTAAAGTAAATAGAGAAAACCTTGAGTCTAAGGCACGGGAGCTAAGATACAAAGCTCTTGAGGAGATAAGGCAAAGAGAAGGCTTTGACCTAATAGCAACCGCTCACCATCTTAATGACCTTGTGGAGACCGTTCTTCTTTGGCTTGTGCGTGGTGCGGGAAGAGAGGGGCTTTTAGGGTTTGAAGAGAAGAGTGACAATATAGTCAGACCGTTGTATTTAGCCACAAGAGAAGAGATAGAAGACTTTGTAAGGTCGAAGGGAGAATCTTGGGTAGAAGATTCTACCAATTACGACCTTAGATATGCGAGAAACCTTATAAGGCACAAGGTCATTCCAGAGCTAAAGAAGATAAACCCAAGGCTTGAGGAGAGTTTTCTAAGGCTTCAAGAGATTCTAAAAGAAGAAGAGAAACTCCTTGAAGACCTTACGCAAAAGGCTATTATGGAAGTTTTCAAAGAAGGTGAGCTTGACAGAAGAGCCTTTTTGAAATTGCCACAAGCCATAAAGAGACGCATAGTTTATCGCTTTTACGGTATAAGGAGTATGAAAGAGATAGACAGCATAATAAACAGTATAAAAAAGGGATATGCTCTTGAAAAGCCAGAGCACATGATTAATATTAAATCCTTAAGTGCGGAGGTAAAAGAATGCAGTGGATGA
- the panD gene encoding aspartate 1-decarboxylase, translated as MKRFMLKSKIHRARITGAELHYEGSLSLDLALMESADLLPFEKIEIYNVSNGARFSTYVIPAPRYSGEVRLNGAAARLGAVGDIVIIASYGIFDRGELEGFRPYLVYVDENNQIREVRREMVIEGVGSTYDW; from the coding sequence ATGAAAAGGTTTATGTTAAAGTCAAAGATTCATAGAGCAAGGATAACGGGTGCGGAGCTACACTATGAGGGTAGTCTTTCCCTTGACCTTGCCCTCATGGAGTCTGCGGACCTTTTGCCCTTTGAAAAGATAGAAATCTACAATGTGAGCAACGGTGCGCGCTTTTCCACCTATGTGATACCAGCACCAAGATACTCTGGTGAAGTAAGGTTAAACGGTGCCGCTGCGAGGTTGGGTGCAGTGGGCGATATCGTCATAATAGCCTCTTACGGTATCTTTGATAGGGGGGAGCTTGAAGGCTTTAGACCTTACCTTGTCTATGTGGATGAGAACAATCAGATAAGGGAAGTAAGAAGGGAGATGGTGATAGAGGGTGTGGGAAGCACCTATGATTGGTAA
- a CDS encoding OmpA family protein, translating into MELGLAGAKLTSSEIYTQLKASGHVSIYGIYFDFDKADIKPESEPTLREIAKFLKENPHIKLYVVGHTDNVGKLEYNMELSRRRAEAVVRELTEKYGISKDRLRAFGVGPLAPVSSNSTEEGRAKNRRVELVEQ; encoded by the coding sequence ATGGAGCTTGGACTTGCGGGTGCAAAATTAACAAGCTCGGAAATTTACACACAGCTTAAGGCATCTGGACATGTATCCATATATGGGATATACTTTGACTTTGATAAGGCAGATATTAAACCAGAATCTGAACCGACACTTAGAGAAATAGCTAAGTTTCTTAAGGAAAATCCTCACATAAAGCTTTATGTTGTTGGACATACTGACAATGTAGGTAAGCTTGAATACAACATGGAACTATCAAGAAGAAGGGCGGAAGCTGTTGTGAGAGAGTTGACAGAAAAATATGGAATATCAAAGGATAGATTAAGAGCTTTTGGGGTAGGACCCTTAGCACCAGTCTCGTCCAACAGCACAGAAGAGGGAAGAGCTAAAAACAGAAGGGTGGAGCTGGTGGAGCAATGA
- the ilvE gene encoding branched-chain-amino-acid transaminase — MEYAFFEGKFVPVEEANINIKTNSFHYGTAIFEGIRAYWNEEHQQLYILFAREHYQRLLRNCKAMFMELPYSVEDLVNITVELLRKNQIKEDVYIRPIVYFKDLKLTPKLIDYTPEIAIYTYNFGRYLNTSKGIRVKVSSWRRNDDNSIPSRWKVAGAYVNSALAKTEALLAGYDEAIMLNQHGFIAEGSGENIFLIREGKAITPSYSEHILEGITRSAVKKLLKNELVVEIEERPVARSELYVADEIFLTGTAAEITPVVEVDNRKIGGGDVGVITKELQDIYFRAVRGMIERYFGWLTPVYEK; from the coding sequence ATGGAATACGCCTTTTTTGAAGGAAAGTTCGTTCCAGTAGAGGAAGCCAATATAAACATAAAGACCAATTCCTTTCATTACGGCACTGCAATTTTTGAGGGCATAAGGGCTTATTGGAATGAGGAGCATCAGCAGTTATATATCCTCTTTGCGAGAGAGCATTACCAAAGACTGCTAAGAAACTGTAAAGCCATGTTTATGGAACTACCCTACAGCGTGGAAGACCTTGTAAACATAACCGTAGAGCTACTTAGAAAAAATCAGATAAAAGAAGACGTTTACATAAGACCTATAGTCTACTTTAAGGACCTCAAGCTCACGCCCAAGCTCATAGACTATACGCCTGAGATTGCCATATACACTTACAACTTTGGAAGGTATCTCAACACCTCAAAAGGCATAAGGGTAAAGGTCTCCTCTTGGAGGAGGAATGACGACAACTCTATACCTTCAAGATGGAAAGTGGCTGGTGCTTATGTAAACAGTGCTTTGGCAAAAACAGAGGCTCTTCTGGCGGGATATGACGAAGCTATCATGTTAAACCAACATGGCTTTATTGCGGAAGGTTCTGGAGAAAACATCTTTCTGATAAGGGAAGGCAAGGCTATAACTCCCTCTTACTCTGAGCATATACTTGAGGGGATAACGCGCTCTGCGGTAAAGAAACTTCTTAAAAACGAGCTTGTAGTAGAGATAGAAGAGCGTCCCGTGGCAAGGAGTGAGCTATATGTGGCGGATGAGATATTTTTAACTGGCACTGCAGCGGAGATAACGCCCGTGGTGGAGGTGGACAACAGGAAGATAGGTGGTGGTGATGTGGGAGTTATAACAAAGGAACTTCAAGACATATACTTCCGTGCAGTAAGAGGAATGATAGAGCGGTATTTTGGCTGGCTAACGCCCGTTTATGAAAAGTGA
- a CDS encoding M28 family metallopeptidase, translating to MKSERLEFFKDFAYKVLSHNRLLGTEGSRRVRKLIESFLDYGSCNYKKETFFIKKLIPEEAWLTVGQEKIKGVAYIGSMSIEKKAYAKRQYIEGDIALVPDLTKEKAIQAQQKGAIAVITYRSEDKADAYVHGHDMGVNIPIVSIKREDVPKVEDSEVLLKVKSSERNIEGVNFFMEIGRGPIIYLVSHMDTVTDIYGAVGNGIGFLLLLFLYEELRENYNAPYRLRFLITDARELGMEGIRFHLTKGLKHVFYCINLEGIGWHNPAVIYRDMGGYNGERINEMFCKHLQDIKVNIDFCEARERDGDHLPFKEAGIQTLYLSSHPFTIRHTIYDNYDAISWDHVVMWYEVILSFLRRFHKL from the coding sequence ATGAAAAGTGAAAGGTTAGAGTTTTTCAAGGACTTTGCCTACAAGGTGCTAAGCCACAACCGTCTGCTGGGAACGGAAGGAAGTAGAAGAGTCCGCAAGCTTATAGAGTCTTTCCTTGACTATGGGTCTTGCAACTACAAAAAAGAGACCTTTTTCATAAAAAAGTTGATACCTGAAGAGGCATGGCTGACTGTAGGACAGGAGAAAATAAAGGGGGTTGCTTACATAGGAAGCATGTCCATTGAGAAAAAAGCCTACGCAAAAAGGCAATACATAGAGGGTGATATAGCACTTGTGCCAGACCTAACTAAGGAAAAGGCTATTCAGGCTCAGCAAAAGGGTGCTATAGCGGTAATAACTTACAGGTCAGAGGACAAAGCGGATGCGTATGTCCACGGTCATGATATGGGTGTAAATATACCTATAGTTAGCATAAAGAGGGAGGATGTTCCTAAGGTGGAAGACTCTGAGGTGCTACTTAAGGTAAAGTCAAGCGAAAGGAACATAGAGGGTGTGAATTTTTTCATGGAAATAGGAAGGGGTCCAATAATATACTTGGTCTCCCATATGGATACTGTAACTGACATATACGGGGCGGTGGGTAATGGTATTGGCTTTCTCCTTTTACTTTTTCTCTACGAAGAGCTAAGAGAAAATTACAACGCTCCTTACAGACTTAGATTTCTAATCACCGATGCCAGAGAGCTTGGTATGGAAGGCATAAGGTTTCACCTTACGAAGGGTCTAAAACACGTTTTTTATTGTATAAACCTTGAAGGTATAGGGTGGCATAATCCGGCGGTTATTTACAGAGATATGGGAGGATACAACGGAGAAAGGATAAACGAGATGTTCTGTAAGCATTTACAGGACATAAAGGTGAACATAGATTTCTGCGAGGCAAGGGAAAGGGATGGTGATCATCTACCCTTTAAGGAAGCAGGTATTCAAACCCTTTATCTTAGTTCCCATCCCTTTACCATAAGGCATACCATCTATGACAACTACGACGCCATAAGCTGGGACCACGTGGTCATGTGGTATGAGGTTATATTATCCTTCTTGAGGAGGTTTCACAAGTTATGA
- the lolA gene encoding outer membrane lipoprotein chaperone LolA — translation MRGLLLFLLTVSVILAQSFEDFQRRLEDVKSLKVVFVQKVQYPWQSKPDVSKGTFYAQRGGRFRIEYEQPENTLIVSDGMQVMVYVPKDRTAFLDRIERNSSPVVEALFLVSRPLSEVFELVGEIDGSKGRTFILKPKVRDDYFSKVLVEVSPRGDIRSIRVEEKSGTNTTIEFLNVSTNFTPSETLFRVKVPEGARVIRP, via the coding sequence ATGAGAGGGCTTTTGCTGTTCTTATTAACGGTGTCCGTTATACTGGCACAATCCTTTGAAGACTTTCAAAGAAGGCTTGAAGATGTTAAGAGCCTTAAGGTGGTCTTTGTCCAAAAAGTTCAGTATCCATGGCAGTCAAAACCCGATGTATCAAAAGGGACTTTTTACGCCCAGAGGGGAGGAAGGTTTAGAATAGAATACGAACAGCCAGAAAATACCCTTATAGTGTCCGATGGCATGCAGGTTATGGTTTATGTTCCTAAGGACAGGACAGCTTTTCTTGACAGAATTGAAAGGAACAGCTCACCTGTGGTGGAGGCTCTCTTTCTTGTATCGAGACCACTTTCTGAAGTCTTTGAACTCGTGGGTGAGATAGATGGTTCAAAGGGCAGAACCTTTATCCTCAAGCCAAAGGTCAGAGATGACTATTTTTCGAAAGTTCTGGTGGAAGTTTCTCCAAGGGGAGATATAAGAAGTATAAGAGTTGAAGAAAAGAGTGGCACAAACACCACCATAGAATTTCTAAATGTTTCCACAAACTTTACACCCTCTGAAACCCTCTTTAGAGTAAAAGTCCCCGAGGGGGCGAGAGTTATAAGACCATGA
- a CDS encoding GNAT family N-acetyltransferase — translation MTIRRAEEKDIKNLVDLYLQGYRGLEEYSYTHPDDVQAYLNWLFRRDVAGIWLAEEDGKVVGFVASDGNWFSKREGKVVGALHELVVLPEYRNKGIGKALVEKALEYFKSRGLDTAELWVGDENKQAMDFYRNLGFEERDRFNYWVRMTKALS, via the coding sequence ATGACCATAAGAAGGGCAGAAGAGAAGGACATAAAAAATTTGGTTGACCTTTATTTGCAAGGCTACAGAGGTCTTGAAGAATACTCTTATACCCATCCTGACGATGTGCAGGCATACCTTAACTGGCTCTTTAGAAGAGATGTGGCGGGCATATGGCTTGCGGAGGAAGATGGTAAGGTAGTGGGTTTTGTTGCCAGCGATGGAAACTGGTTTAGCAAAAGGGAAGGTAAGGTGGTGGGTGCCCTCCATGAGCTTGTAGTCCTCCCTGAATACAGAAACAAGGGCATAGGAAAGGCTCTCGTGGAGAAAGCTCTTGAATACTTCAAAAGCAGAGGGCTTGACACGGCAGAACTTTGGGTGGGTGATGAAAACAAACAGGCCATGGATTTTTACAGAAATCTTGGCTTTGAGGAAAGGGACAGGTTTAACTACTGGGTGAGGATGACAAAAGCCTTGAGCTGA